One Sporolituus thermophilus DSM 23256 genomic region harbors:
- the istA gene encoding IS21 family transposase yields MLTLPQQQYIRLMREVEGCTISEIARNRNISWRTAKKYADKNDWNIDFGPRIRQKPVMEPFQEVVDTWLAEDRQLPRKQRHTAARIYQRLKNEYGFTGSDRTVRAYVQKRREQMAVEDAQAYHRLEHPGGEAQVDFCTVQVSKDAKLMEYKLLVASFPYSNAAFVYPVPRENQECFLEGLKRLFEKMGGVPTRIWFDNLSAAVVSVEKDGQRKCTDAFLRFCAHYRFDAVFCNPNKGNEKGHVENKCGYSRRNWCVPIPVFTDQETFARELTEIEQADRQRPHYAKGVTIEELWHQETPKLLALPDKPYEVLRLDSAKVNGYGEIRFDNASFFLPGVQPDADVLLKVFWNRIEVYDSDYQKLAQFPRPYTGKTMDIPWREVLQSLQKKPRSVNHSQFVRLLPLVIQQFVLARDAGGAPNEIKLRLGWLSEWLTCYRLDEIAQALEKEWLADGHTGAFCDRMIHRLYTIRNPQKTLPEVLPTARELPAA; encoded by the coding sequence ATGTTGACATTGCCTCAGCAACAGTATATCAGACTTATGCGTGAAGTTGAAGGGTGTACAATCTCTGAAATCGCCAGAAACAGAAACATATCTTGGCGAACGGCCAAAAAGTACGCAGATAAAAACGACTGGAATATAGACTTTGGCCCTCGCATTAGGCAAAAACCTGTCATGGAGCCATTTCAGGAGGTCGTCGATACTTGGCTGGCAGAAGACCGTCAGCTGCCCCGTAAGCAGCGGCATACTGCCGCCCGGATTTATCAGCGACTGAAAAATGAATACGGCTTTACCGGCAGCGACCGGACTGTCCGCGCCTATGTCCAAAAACGCCGAGAGCAGATGGCCGTGGAAGATGCTCAGGCCTATCATCGCCTTGAGCACCCCGGCGGTGAAGCTCAGGTTGATTTTTGCACTGTACAGGTAAGTAAAGATGCAAAGCTGATGGAGTACAAGCTGCTCGTAGCTTCCTTTCCTTACAGCAACGCAGCCTTTGTCTATCCGGTACCACGGGAAAACCAGGAGTGCTTTCTCGAAGGCCTCAAGCGCTTGTTTGAAAAAATGGGCGGCGTACCTACCCGGATATGGTTCGACAACCTTTCGGCGGCAGTGGTGTCCGTCGAAAAAGACGGCCAACGAAAATGCACGGATGCTTTCCTTAGGTTTTGCGCCCACTATCGGTTTGATGCCGTATTTTGCAACCCCAACAAAGGCAATGAAAAAGGCCATGTGGAAAACAAATGCGGTTATAGTCGCCGGAACTGGTGTGTACCTATACCGGTATTTACCGACCAAGAAACCTTTGCACGCGAATTGACAGAGATCGAACAAGCTGACCGGCAGCGCCCTCACTATGCCAAAGGCGTCACGATCGAAGAACTGTGGCACCAGGAAACCCCTAAACTCCTCGCCTTGCCTGATAAGCCCTACGAAGTGTTGCGGTTAGATAGTGCCAAAGTTAACGGTTATGGCGAAATCCGCTTTGATAATGCCAGCTTTTTTCTCCCTGGCGTACAACCTGATGCCGACGTCTTACTAAAAGTGTTTTGGAACCGGATAGAAGTGTATGACAGCGATTACCAAAAGCTAGCCCAATTCCCCCGGCCATACACCGGCAAAACCATGGACATCCCCTGGCGGGAAGTATTGCAAAGTTTGCAGAAAAAGCCGCGCAGCGTTAACCATTCGCAGTTTGTCCGGCTGTTGCCCCTGGTTATCCAGCAGTTTGTTTTGGCCCGGGATGCCGGTGGCGCTCCCAATGAAATAAAACTGCGCCTCGGCTGGCTTAGCGAGTGGCTGACATGTTACCGGCTGGATGAGATAGCTCAGGCACTTGAAAAAGAGTGGCTTGCCGATGGCCATACAGGTGCTTTTTGTGACCGGATGATACATAGACTGTATACTATTCGTAATCCGCAAAAAACGCTGCCGGAAGTATTGCCGACCGCTCGCGAATTGCCGGCTGCTG
- a CDS encoding HD domain-containing protein, whose amino-acid sequence MNKILLVQSKLLNKINQYKHTAERDYPIEWEKIHMVSCAKIGLLLAAKRNIEPEMAAIACSLHDYGRIVTGKQAYHAVNGYEPVKEFLAEIGLFTNDEIEKLAQAVKNHSNKHVVGTPLEEIVKDADVLDCYQYGDELERPEQRERLKKVIAELGYSELS is encoded by the coding sequence ATGAACAAAATTTTATTAGTTCAATCCAAACTGCTTAATAAAATTAATCAATATAAACATACGGCCGAACGGGACTACCCGATCGAATGGGAAAAAATACATATGGTTAGCTGTGCCAAAATTGGCCTGCTTTTAGCGGCCAAGCGCAACATTGAGCCGGAAATGGCGGCGATAGCTTGCTCGCTGCATGACTACGGTCGGATCGTGACCGGCAAGCAAGCCTATCATGCGGTAAATGGCTATGAGCCAGTAAAAGAGTTTCTCGCGGAAATTGGGCTGTTTACCAATGACGAGATAGAAAAACTTGCGCAAGCAGTTAAAAACCACAGCAATAAGCATGTTGTTGGCACGCCGCTGGAGGAGATTGTCAAGGATGCGGATGTGCTTGATTGCTACCAATATGGCGACGAACTTGAGCGACCCGAACAGCGTGAACGTTTAAAAAAGGTTATAGCTGAGCTAGGGTATAGCGAACTGTCTTAG
- a CDS encoding helix-turn-helix domain-containing protein — protein sequence MIGDNIRLLRIAKGLSQEQLAERVGISLLAIQYYEENKWRPGTETISRLADALGVTIPDLVGGCDCVCDDDGDLILVRKDCGCHLKVYGKFKRKEC from the coding sequence ATGATAGGGGATAATATACGTCTGCTGCGGATCGCAAAAGGGTTAAGTCAGGAACAGTTAGCTGAAAGAGTCGGCATTTCGTTGTTGGCAATTCAATACTATGAAGAAAATAAATGGCGGCCGGGGACGGAGACAATTTCACGGCTGGCAGATGCGCTAGGCGTGACAATTCCTGACTTGGTAGGGGGTTGTGATTGCGTTTGCGACGATGACGGCGATCTTATCCTGGTACGTAAAGATTGCGGCTGTCATCTTAAAGTATATGGTAAATTTAAGAGAAAAGAGTGTTGA
- the kdpF gene encoding K(+)-transporting ATPase subunit F translates to MAELWLAAVITMLLLIYLAYALMKPEEF, encoded by the coding sequence ATGGCTGAGTTATGGTTGGCTGCAGTGATCACGATGCTGTTACTTATTTATCTGGCCTATGCTTTGATGAAACCGGAGGAGTTTTAA
- the kdpA gene encoding potassium-transporting ATPase subunit KdpA has product MISDLALFGTYLAALLVLAWPLSIYMKKVFAHEKTVFDPVFRPIEQGIYRLSGIDATQEMNWRQYAASLIVFNLMGLLAVYLIQVFQDVLPFNPERIAGVSPWHLALNTAVSFMTNTNWQAYSGETTMSYFTQMAALSVQNFLSAATGLAVAMALIRGLTCKTAGNIGNFWSDVVRCTVWILLPLSILFALVLVQQGVIQNLSPYVTVQTLEGGEQKIAMGPVASQEAIKLLGVNGGGFFNANSAHPFENPTPLSNFLEMLSIFLIPAATVFVFGQMADDRRQGYAVLATMIFLFVGMLLTNYYSELSGNPILAAMGLDGPTAMEGKEVRFGIGGSSLFATITTAASCGAVNSMHDSYTPLGGLVPLLQMMLGGSGFRRRRRRLLWNDDVCLAYCVYCRSHGRADTRIPREKN; this is encoded by the coding sequence ATGATAAGCGATTTAGCCCTGTTTGGGACGTACCTTGCGGCCTTGTTGGTATTGGCATGGCCGCTAAGTATTTATATGAAAAAAGTGTTTGCGCATGAAAAGACGGTTTTTGATCCTGTTTTTCGGCCGATAGAGCAAGGTATATACCGGCTAAGCGGAATTGATGCTACCCAAGAGATGAATTGGCGGCAGTATGCAGCTTCCCTGATCGTGTTTAACCTGATGGGGCTGCTGGCTGTGTACTTGATTCAGGTATTCCAGGATGTTCTTCCGTTTAACCCTGAACGAATAGCGGGTGTATCTCCGTGGCATTTGGCCTTGAATACGGCGGTCAGCTTTATGACGAATACGAACTGGCAGGCCTATAGCGGCGAGACGACAATGAGTTATTTCACGCAAATGGCAGCCCTTTCCGTGCAAAACTTTCTGTCGGCGGCGACCGGCTTGGCGGTAGCAATGGCATTAATCCGGGGATTAACCTGTAAAACAGCTGGCAATATTGGCAATTTTTGGAGCGATGTGGTGCGCTGTACGGTTTGGATCTTGTTGCCGTTGTCCATTTTGTTTGCTTTGGTCCTTGTTCAGCAGGGTGTCATTCAGAATTTGTCACCGTATGTAACCGTACAAACGCTTGAAGGCGGCGAACAAAAGATTGCCATGGGACCGGTCGCGTCGCAGGAAGCAATAAAACTGTTGGGGGTCAACGGCGGCGGCTTCTTTAATGCAAACTCGGCCCATCCCTTTGAGAATCCTACGCCGCTTTCCAATTTCTTGGAAATGCTCAGTATATTTTTAATTCCGGCAGCTACCGTGTTTGTTTTCGGGCAGATGGCTGATGACCGGCGCCAGGGCTATGCAGTGCTGGCGACGATGATATTTTTGTTTGTGGGAATGCTGCTGACAAATTATTACAGTGAGCTATCCGGTAATCCGATTTTAGCTGCTATGGGTCTGGACGGCCCAACAGCGATGGAAGGCAAGGAAGTACGTTTTGGTATTGGCGGTTCGTCTTTATTTGCCACGATCACGACGGCAGCGTCTTGTGGCGCTGTCAACTCAATGCATGATAGCTATACGCCTCTCGGCGGTTTGGTCCCGCTGCTGCAGATGATGCTCGGGGGAAGTGGTTTTCGGAGGCGTAGGCGCCGGCTTCTATGGAATGATGATGTATGTCTTGCTTACTGTGTTTATTGTAGGTCTCATGGTAGGGCGGACACCCGAATACCTCGGGAAAAAAATTGA
- a CDS encoding potassium-transporting ATPase subunit KdpA, whose translation MYVLLTVFIVGLMVGRTPEYLGKKIEAGEIKMATLAVLIPAVTILLLSAVAAVVEANAASIANPGPHGLSEILYAFSSGAGNNGSAFAGLAANTPFYNLWLSVAMLFGRFGVIVPALAIAGSLAEKKISPPGPGTFPTTGWLFVILLAGVVLIVGALTFLPALALGPIVEQLLMLQGTTF comes from the coding sequence ATGTATGTCTTGCTTACTGTGTTTATTGTAGGTCTCATGGTAGGGCGGACACCCGAATACCTCGGGAAAAAAATTGAGGCTGGGGAAATTAAGATGGCAACGCTCGCGGTATTAATTCCCGCCGTAACAATTCTCCTGTTGAGCGCTGTTGCTGCAGTGGTTGAGGCAAATGCGGCGTCCATAGCCAATCCCGGTCCGCATGGACTGAGCGAAATTTTATATGCCTTTTCCTCGGGGGCGGGGAATAACGGCAGTGCCTTTGCCGGTCTGGCGGCAAACACACCGTTCTATAACCTTTGGCTAAGCGTTGCTATGCTTTTCGGCCGCTTCGGCGTTATTGTCCCGGCGCTGGCTATCGCCGGCAGTCTGGCCGAAAAGAAAATTTCGCCCCCCGGTCCCGGCACGTTTCCGACAACCGGATGGTTGTTTGTTATTTTGCTGGCAGGCGTGGTATTAATAGTCGGCGCGCTGACGTTTCTCCCCGCGTTGGCTCTCGGCCCGATAGTCGAGCAGCTGCTAATGCTTCAGGGAACAACATTTTAA
- the kdpB gene encoding potassium-transporting ATPase subunit KdpB: MSALSSFDKKIFIEAIQESFRKLSPKTQLRNPVMFIVYVGALLTTALMTRDIITGSTANVFFTLQITAWLWFTVLFANFAEAIAEGRGKAQAQALRSARTQMKANKVTANGTKRVDAAELRKGDIVLVSAGEFIPGDGEVIEGMASVDESAITGESAPVIREAGGDRSSVTGGTRVLSDWIKIKITANPGETFLDKMISLVEGAKRQKTPNEIALTILLVGLTIIFLVAVATIEAYAIYSGTLIPVTILISLLVCLIPTTIGGLLSSIGIAGMDRLLRRNVLAMSGRAVEAAGDVNVLLLDKTGTITLGNRMATEFIPAPGVSEAQLADIAQLASLADETPEGRSIVVLAKEKYNIRERDLSALGAEFVPFTAQTRMSGVDLRGTKIRKGSMDAIERYIRQEKGEFPESVKLVCENIAKAGGTPLVVVQGAQVMGTIYLKDIVKGGIKERFRELRQMGIKTVMITGDNPLTAAAIAAEAGVDDFLAEATPEAKLRLIREYQEKGMLVAMTGDGTNDAPALAQADVGVAMNSGTQAAKEAGNMVDLDSNPTKLIEIVEIGKQLLMTRGSLTTFSIANDVAKYFAIIPSMFAGTYPVLNTFNIMRLATPESAILSAVIFNALIIIGLIPLALRGVKYQPVGADVILKRNLLIYGVGGLIVPFIGIKIIDMIIVALRLV, translated from the coding sequence ATGAGTGCCCTCAGCAGTTTTGATAAAAAAATTTTCATCGAGGCCATACAAGAATCGTTTCGCAAACTAAGCCCCAAAACTCAGCTTAGAAACCCGGTCATGTTCATCGTTTATGTCGGCGCGCTGCTGACAACCGCCCTGATGACGCGTGACATAATAACAGGCAGTACCGCAAATGTATTCTTTACTTTGCAAATTACGGCCTGGCTTTGGTTCACCGTTCTCTTTGCCAATTTCGCCGAGGCAATCGCGGAAGGACGGGGAAAGGCGCAGGCGCAGGCGCTGCGCAGCGCACGTACGCAAATGAAAGCCAATAAAGTAACCGCAAATGGCACGAAGCGAGTTGACGCTGCCGAACTGCGAAAAGGCGACATAGTTTTGGTAAGTGCCGGCGAATTTATTCCCGGCGACGGCGAGGTTATCGAAGGGATGGCCTCTGTCGATGAGAGCGCCATTACCGGCGAATCTGCGCCGGTAATCCGCGAAGCGGGCGGTGACAGGTCGTCTGTCACCGGCGGAACACGCGTCTTATCGGACTGGATCAAAATAAAAATTACCGCTAACCCCGGTGAGACCTTTCTGGATAAGATGATCTCACTGGTCGAAGGAGCTAAGCGGCAAAAAACTCCCAATGAAATTGCTCTGACCATTTTGCTGGTAGGTTTGACCATTATCTTTCTTGTTGCTGTCGCGACCATCGAGGCGTATGCAATCTATTCGGGAACTTTGATTCCTGTAACCATTTTGATTTCGCTGTTAGTCTGCCTTATCCCAACCACTATCGGCGGTCTGTTAAGTTCAATCGGCATTGCCGGCATGGACCGCTTGTTAAGGCGAAACGTGCTTGCTATGTCCGGGCGCGCCGTGGAGGCAGCCGGCGACGTAAACGTATTATTGCTCGATAAAACCGGTACAATCACGCTGGGGAACCGAATGGCGACCGAATTTATCCCGGCGCCGGGGGTTAGCGAAGCGCAACTTGCTGATATCGCGCAATTGGCTTCTTTAGCTGACGAAACGCCTGAAGGGCGGAGTATCGTTGTCTTGGCGAAAGAAAAATATAATATCCGGGAACGGGATTTGTCAGCTCTCGGCGCGGAATTTGTTCCTTTTACGGCTCAGACCAGGATGAGCGGGGTCGACCTGCGGGGGACAAAAATACGCAAGGGATCAATGGACGCAATCGAGCGGTATATTCGCCAGGAAAAGGGCGAGTTCCCGGAAAGTGTAAAATTAGTTTGTGAAAATATTGCTAAAGCCGGCGGTACACCGCTGGTTGTGGTACAAGGCGCACAGGTTATGGGGACTATTTACCTGAAGGATATCGTTAAAGGCGGTATTAAAGAACGCTTCCGCGAGCTTCGGCAAATGGGCATTAAGACCGTTATGATAACTGGGGACAATCCGCTTACGGCAGCGGCAATCGCGGCGGAAGCGGGAGTAGACGATTTTCTTGCCGAAGCGACGCCGGAAGCCAAGCTAAGGTTAATCCGGGAATATCAGGAAAAAGGTATGCTCGTCGCGATGACGGGCGACGGCACGAACGATGCCCCGGCATTGGCGCAGGCCGACGTCGGCGTGGCCATGAACAGCGGCACACAGGCGGCGAAAGAAGCCGGCAATATGGTTGACCTTGACAGCAATCCGACGAAATTAATCGAAATCGTTGAGATCGGTAAGCAACTTTTGATGACGCGCGGCTCACTGACGACCTTCAGTATCGCTAACGATGTCGCTAAATATTTTGCTATTATTCCGTCCATGTTTGCCGGGACGTACCCGGTGTTAAATACGTTTAACATAATGCGCTTGGCGACTCCGGAAAGCGCGATTTTAAGCGCGGTCATTTTTAATGCGCTGATTATCATCGGTCTGATACCGCTTGCGCTGCGGGGCGTTAAATATCAGCCGGTAGGCGCGGATGTAATATTAAAACGAAACCTACTTATCTATGGTGTTGGTGGCTTGATTGTACCGTTTATCGGCATTAAAATCATCGACATGATTATTGTAGCGCTAAGACTTGTATGA
- the kdpC gene encoding potassium-transporting ATPase subunit KdpC — protein MWKQLKNAFLLLMIMTVLTGLAYPLALTGLAQVLFPFQANGSIVMKDGKPIGSLLIGQSFQKNEYFHGRPSAAGQNGYNAAASAGSNLGPTNKKLIETVAERLDNVRSANNLLPGQKVPADAVLASGSGLDPDISPDYAYLQARRVANSRGLTVDEVQRLINNHIKDRQFGILGEPRVNVLELNLALDALQR, from the coding sequence ATGTGGAAACAGTTAAAAAATGCGTTTTTGCTATTGATGATCATGACGGTGTTGACCGGATTAGCTTATCCTTTGGCTCTGACCGGATTGGCTCAGGTCTTGTTTCCTTTTCAAGCTAACGGGTCAATTGTCATGAAAGACGGAAAACCGATTGGCTCGCTCCTCATTGGGCAGAGTTTCCAAAAAAACGAATATTTTCATGGACGGCCGTCGGCTGCGGGACAAAATGGGTACAATGCCGCCGCTTCAGCAGGTTCCAATTTGGGACCGACCAATAAAAAATTGATAGAAACCGTAGCTGAACGTCTGGATAATGTGCGTTCCGCGAATAATCTTTTACCTGGTCAAAAAGTTCCTGCAGATGCGGTGCTCGCCTCGGGCAGCGGACTGGACCCGGATATTTCACCGGATTATGCCTATCTGCAGGCGCGGCGGGTGGCGAACAGCCGCGGCCTTACCGTTGACGAAGTGCAGCGGTTAATTAATAACCATATTAAAGACCGCCAATTTGGTATACTGGGTGAACCCAGAGTCAATGTTCTAGAACTTAACTTAGCGTTAGACGCTTTGCAACGTTAA
- a CDS encoding sensor histidine kinase: MPNGSQEKRPDPDALLERIHKETRGKLTVFLGAAAGVGKTYTMLEAAHGRLKEGVDVVIGWVDTHGREETERLVTGLPRISPRQIEYRGKRLYEMDIDAILDRKPELVLVDELAHTNIPGSRHVRRFQDVEELLQAGINVYTTLNIQHIESLNDIVAQITGVVVRETVPDYIIEQADSVQLIDIPPEELIKRLKEGKVYVPGQAEQALRNFFRPGNINALRELALRYTASRVDKDMSDYMREHRIEGPWPAAERVMVCVSASPFSAQLIRAARRLARGLQAELIAVHIETPARRPLNEKDRDRVAGNMRLAEELGAKTLTVVGNNLVQEILDVARAKNVSSIVVGKPRHSRLWDLWRGSVVDKLIRESGGINVYVIRGTAEEKAKSNVKTAPDIEPFSWKPYAGGLWMCLAVTVFGLLLKEYLEIVNIALLYQLPVTLSAFWWGRWPSYFTAVCGVAVFDFLFVPPVFTFTVADIRYCWSFLTFLIVAFVIGGRTELLRAEASAARQRERSTRALYDFSREIAAVIDLDVIAGELVKQAAETIGRSVVVMMPEQNGKLTLRAGHYLEPNASFCLTDDPAELAVASWAFEHGQAAGRSTDTLPSANYLYIPLKTTDNVVGVMGVHMTDKQVLLEEKRLIDAWAGLAAIAIERVRLADKAREAALLVESDRLRTALFNSISHELRTPLSTIVGSVSTLLDAEPVYSETARRELLENIQEGAARMERLVTNLLDTARLESGMMQLKIDWCDIEDIIGAALQRLRDSTQRYSLEINVAPDTPLLKADCVLLEQVLINLIDNAMKYSARGSEISITAEAEEKWVKVSVLDRGVGISEEDLGRVFDKFYRGQQPKYVSGTGLGLSICKGIIEAHGGIIWAERREGGGTIISFKIPTGGEEPIFSEKDGAK, encoded by the coding sequence ATGCCAAACGGAAGTCAGGAGAAACGGCCCGACCCGGATGCTTTACTGGAACGCATTCATAAAGAGACACGGGGGAAACTGACTGTTTTTTTGGGAGCGGCGGCAGGGGTCGGTAAGACGTATACTATGCTGGAAGCAGCTCACGGCCGTCTCAAGGAGGGGGTCGATGTAGTTATTGGCTGGGTGGATACCCATGGACGGGAAGAAACCGAACGGCTGGTTACCGGGCTGCCCCGGATATCACCCAGGCAGATTGAGTACCGTGGGAAGCGGCTATATGAAATGGATATTGACGCGATTCTTGACCGAAAGCCGGAGTTGGTGCTGGTGGACGAATTGGCCCACACCAATATACCCGGCTCTCGCCATGTGCGGCGTTTTCAGGACGTGGAGGAACTGCTACAGGCGGGGATTAATGTTTATACAACGCTTAATATTCAACACATCGAGAGCTTAAACGATATTGTTGCGCAAATTACCGGGGTAGTGGTCAGGGAAACCGTGCCCGACTATATTATCGAGCAGGCGGACAGCGTCCAACTGATCGATATTCCCCCGGAGGAACTTATCAAACGTCTAAAGGAAGGAAAAGTCTACGTTCCCGGACAGGCAGAACAGGCCTTGCGCAACTTCTTCCGGCCGGGCAACATCAATGCGTTGCGCGAGCTTGCCTTGCGTTATACCGCGAGCCGCGTCGACAAAGACATGAGCGATTACATGCGCGAGCACCGGATCGAAGGGCCGTGGCCGGCTGCCGAGCGTGTCATGGTGTGCGTCAGCGCGAGTCCGTTTTCCGCGCAGCTTATCAGGGCGGCGCGGCGGCTGGCGCGCGGTCTGCAGGCAGAATTGATTGCCGTTCATATCGAAACCCCGGCCAGGCGCCCGTTGAATGAAAAAGATCGTGACAGGGTAGCCGGCAACATGCGCTTGGCTGAGGAACTCGGCGCCAAAACACTCACGGTTGTAGGTAATAATCTTGTGCAGGAAATTTTGGACGTTGCCCGGGCGAAAAATGTTTCCTCGATCGTAGTCGGCAAGCCGCGTCACAGCCGGCTGTGGGATTTATGGCGTGGATCGGTGGTAGACAAACTGATCCGCGAGAGCGGCGGGATCAATGTCTATGTCATACGAGGGACGGCCGAAGAAAAGGCCAAATCAAACGTTAAAACAGCGCCGGACATAGAACCTTTTAGCTGGAAGCCATATGCCGGCGGCTTATGGATGTGTCTGGCGGTTACAGTATTTGGTTTATTGCTGAAAGAATATTTGGAAATCGTCAATATTGCGTTACTCTATCAACTACCGGTTACTTTGAGCGCTTTCTGGTGGGGAAGATGGCCGTCTTACTTTACCGCAGTGTGCGGAGTGGCGGTATTTGATTTTTTGTTTGTTCCGCCGGTATTTACGTTTACTGTTGCCGATATACGGTATTGTTGGAGTTTCCTTACTTTTCTTATTGTGGCTTTTGTCATTGGCGGACGCACGGAACTGTTACGGGCCGAGGCGTCTGCGGCCCGTCAGCGGGAACGGAGTACACGGGCGCTTTACGATTTTAGCCGGGAAATTGCGGCCGTAATCGATCTGGATGTGATTGCCGGCGAGCTTGTCAAACAAGCCGCCGAAACAATCGGGCGTTCCGTCGTGGTCATGATGCCGGAGCAGAACGGGAAACTTACCTTGCGGGCCGGGCATTATCTTGAACCAAACGCTTCGTTTTGCCTTACGGATGATCCGGCGGAGTTGGCCGTGGCGAGTTGGGCATTTGAACATGGACAGGCGGCAGGACGGTCTACCGATACGTTACCAAGCGCGAATTATCTGTATATTCCGTTAAAAACCACGGATAATGTTGTCGGTGTGATGGGAGTCCATATGACAGACAAACAAGTGTTGCTTGAAGAAAAAAGGCTTATCGATGCCTGGGCCGGTCTGGCCGCAATAGCCATAGAACGGGTCAGGTTGGCTGACAAGGCGCGGGAAGCGGCGCTGTTAGTCGAATCCGACCGTTTGCGCACGGCTTTGTTTAATTCGATTTCCCATGAACTGCGGACGCCGCTTTCAACTATTGTCGGGTCTGTGTCTACCTTGCTTGATGCCGAGCCGGTTTATTCGGAAACGGCCCGGCGCGAACTGTTAGAAAATATCCAGGAAGGCGCCGCGCGAATGGAGAGGTTGGTCACCAACCTTCTGGATACGGCACGGCTTGAAAGCGGCATGATGCAACTTAAAATCGACTGGTGTGATATTGAGGATATTATCGGCGCCGCGTTGCAAAGACTCCGCGATTCCACGCAACGGTATTCTCTGGAGATTAATGTTGCGCCAGACACTCCTTTACTGAAAGCGGATTGCGTTCTGCTTGAGCAAGTATTAATAAATCTGATTGACAACGCCATGAAGTATTCGGCGCGGGGAAGCGAAATATCAATTACGGCGGAAGCAGAGGAAAAATGGGTAAAAGTTTCGGTGCTTGACCGCGGCGTAGGAATATCGGAAGAAGATTTAGGCAGGGTGTTTGATAAATTCTATCGGGGACAGCAGCCGAAGTATGTGAGCGGTACCGGTTTGGGACTATCGATTTGCAAAGGAATAATTGAGGCGCACGGCGGCATTATTTGGGCGGAAAGACGCGAGGGCGGGGGAACAATCATCAGCTTTAAGATTCCAACGGGAGGCGAAGAGCCAATATTTTCCGAAAAGGATGGTGCGAAATGA
- a CDS encoding response regulator, which yields MTEKRLRILVVDDEPQIRKLLKVSLGAHGYEFDEATTGADGVVRAATFKPDLIIIDLGLPDMDGKDVVKAIRDWSQTPIIVLTVRDQEQEKIDALDAGADDYVTKPFSMGELMARMRVSLRRAASSETEPVLSCGDLVIDLVGRRVSVGGREIKLTPTEYELIKVLAQHRGRVLTHKQLLKAVWGSTYVEDTHYIRVYIGQLRRKIEENPAQPRYIITESGVGYRLMCHN from the coding sequence ATGACGGAAAAAAGACTTCGCATCTTAGTAGTGGACGATGAACCGCAGATTCGCAAACTACTCAAGGTATCCCTTGGCGCGCATGGCTATGAATTTGACGAGGCAACTACCGGTGCGGACGGCGTCGTACGCGCTGCGACGTTTAAGCCGGACCTGATAATTATAGACCTGGGCCTGCCGGATATGGACGGTAAAGACGTGGTTAAAGCAATACGAGATTGGTCGCAGACTCCGATCATCGTACTTACCGTACGCGATCAGGAGCAGGAAAAAATTGACGCTCTTGATGCCGGAGCTGACGATTACGTAACAAAACCTTTCAGCATGGGCGAACTTATGGCCCGGATGCGGGTATCTTTGCGCCGGGCCGCATCATCCGAAACTGAGCCGGTCCTTTCTTGCGGCGACCTCGTTATTGACTTGGTCGGGCGGCGTGTTAGCGTAGGCGGACGGGAAATCAAGCTGACGCCTACAGAGTACGAACTGATTAAAGTTTTAGCGCAACACCGGGGAAGAGTGCTGACTCATAAACAGCTGCTAAAGGCGGTGTGGGGCAGTACTTATGTGGAAGATACTCATTATATCCGGGTATATATCGGCCAGCTGCGCCGGAAAATCGAAGAAAATCCGGCGCAGCCGCGGTATATTATTACCGAATCCGGCGTTGGGTATCGTCTGATGTGCCATAATTAA